One Eleginops maclovinus isolate JMC-PN-2008 ecotype Puerto Natales chromosome 22, JC_Emac_rtc_rv5, whole genome shotgun sequence DNA segment encodes these proteins:
- the si:ch73-52p7.1 gene encoding uncharacterized protein si:ch73-52p7.1 produces MAAFSPPAPLLCMLLCVSVALQRSDLRLAYVTHNSFFYYSCSHLPQPCSLSSLTDCRCKDIKSYSTPVFGARRLTVWFTSPLNTARLLNNSEVKHLTLIHCGSRETLSSSLEGHFSVQHLERLTMVKMAQRPVYQSPDVNTFRNTNSDPDRDNGAHFDTNRYNRDEDTNMDVVEDLQRDSFDFSPSQIQDIFLGRELGAAFHEQARLGVIHSSVLEWGAEAKAYTVQTHIDNDGMLPFQDLHLPKLPETSVIYVSFVY; encoded by the coding sequence ATGGCTGCCTTCAGCCCCCCCGCCCCTCTTCTGTgtatgctgctgtgtgtgtcggTGGCTCTGCAGCGCTCTGACCTGCGTCTGGCCTATGTGACCCACAACAGCTTCTTCTACTACTCCTGCAGCCACCTCCCGCAGCCCTGCAGCCTGTCGTCCCTCACAGACTGCAGATGCAAGGACATCAAGTCGTATTCGACTCCTGTTTTCGGGGCAAGACGTTTAACAGTTTGGTTCACATCACCGCTAAACACGGCACGTCTACTCAACAACTCTGAGGTTAAGCACCTTACTCTCATCCACTGTGGATCCAGAGAGACGCTTTCTTCGTCGCTTGAGGGACATTTTTCTGTGCAGCACCTGGAGAGACTGACAATGGTGAAAATGGCGCAGAGGCCCGTTTATCAAAGTCcagatgtaaacacatttagaaacactAACAGTGACCCAGACAGGGATAATGGAGCTCACTTTGACACAAATAGATACAACAGGGATGAAGACACAAACATGGACGTGGTTGAGGACCTGCAGAGAGATTCCTTCGATTTTTCCCCATCTCAGATCCAGGACATCTTCCTGGGAAGGGAGCTGGGAGCAGCTTTTCATGAACAGGCCCGACTAGGAGTCATCCACAGCTCGGTGCTGGAGTGGGGAGCGGAGGCCAAAGCCTACACTGTCCAAACACATATAGACAACGACGGCATGCTGCCCTTTCAGGACCTCCACCTGCCGAAACTACCAGAGACTTCTGTCATATATGTCAGCTTTGTGTACTGA